From Pan paniscus chromosome 6, NHGRI_mPanPan1-v2.0_pri, whole genome shotgun sequence, one genomic window encodes:
- the PRR15 gene encoding proline-rich protein 15, with protein sequence MADSGGAGSSGPWWKSLTNSRKKSKEASVGVQPPAQPAPGEPTPPAPPSPDWTSSSRENQHPNLLGGAGEPPKPDKLYGDKSGSSRRNLKISRSGRFKEKRKVRATLLPEAGRSPEEAGFPGDPHEDKQ encoded by the coding sequence ATGGCCGACAGCGGCGGTGCTGGCAGCTCGGGCCCCTGGTGGAAATCGCTCACCAacagcagaaagaaaagcaaggaagccTCAGTGGGGGTGCAGCCTCCCGCCCAGCCCGCTCCCGGGGAGCCCACGCCACCTGCGCCGCCCAGCCCGGACTGGACCAGCAGCTCCCGGGAGAACCAGCACCCCAATCTCCTCGGGGGCGCCGGCGAGCCCCCCAAACCAGACAAGTTATACGGGGACAAATCCGGCAGCAGCCGCCGCAATTTGAAGATCTCGCGCTCCGGCCGCTTTAAGGAGAAGAGGAAAGTGCGCGCCACGCTGCTCCCGGAGGCGGGCAGGTCCCCGGAGGAGGCAGGCTTTCCTGGTGACCCCCACGAGGACAAGCAGTAG